Proteins from a genomic interval of Denticeps clupeoides unplaced genomic scaffold, fDenClu1.1, whole genome shotgun sequence:
- the LOC114776341 gene encoding 26S proteasome non-ATPase regulatory subunit 9-like: MKMTAEEKADGGSGMKVEDVQKLIQKKDEIEEQIRAYYDVLEDQGDVGMSAALVDVEGYPRADVDLYQIRTARHSISCLQNDHKAIMLRIEESLHRLHAQERAGPEGAGPRQEPMEQEAVLPPPFAHVDAVTPGSPAFQAGLRAGDEIIEFGSVNAGNFQHLQNIASVVQHSEGKSLGVAVVRSGQRVHFSLVPQRWSGRGLLGCNILPARK, encoded by the exons ATGAAGATGACTGCGGAGGAGAAGGCGGACGGCGGCTCCGGGATGAAGGTGGAGGACGTGCAGAAGCTCATCCAGAAGAAGGATGAGATCGAGGAGCAGATCCGGGCGTATTACGACGTGCTGGAAGAC CAAGGTGACGTGGGGATGAGCGCTGCTCTGGTGGACGTGGAGGGCTACCCCCGGGCGGACGTGGACCTGTACCAGATACGGACGGCGCGGCACAGCATCTCCT GTCTGCAGAACGACCACAAGGCCATCATGCTGCGCATCGAGGAGTCCCTGCACCGGCTGCACGCGCAGGAGCGGGCGGGGcccgagggggcggggccacggcaGGAGCCCATGGAGCAGGAGGCCGTCCTGCCGCCTCCCTTCGCGCATGTCGACGCGGTCACACCGGGATCCCCGGCCTTCCAGGCG GGTTTGCGAGCCGGTGATGAAATAATCGAGTTCGGTTCAGTCAACGCCGGCAACTTCCAGCATCTCCAGAACATCGCGTCGGTGGTCCAGCACAGCGAAGGG AAATCGCTGGGCGTTGCGGTGGTGAGGAGCGGCCAGAGGGTTCACTTCAGCCTTGTGCCTCAGAGGTGGTCGGGCAGAGGGCTTCTCGG ATGCAACATTCTGCCGGCGCGGAAGTGA
- the LOC114776340 gene encoding MOB kinase activator 1A has translation MSFLFGSRSSKTFKPKKNIPEGSHQYELLKHAEATLGSGNLRQAVMLPEGEDLNEWIAVNTVDFFNQINMLYGTITEFCTETSCQVMSAGPRYEYHWADGTNIKKPIKCSAPKYIDYLMTWVQDQLDDETLFPSKIGVPFPKNFMSVAKTILKRLFRVYAHIYHQHFDSVIQLQEEAHLNTSFKHFIFFVQEFGLIDRRELAPLQELIEKLGTKDR, from the exons ATGAGCTTCTTATT CGGCAGCCGCTCATCGAAGACGTTCAAGCCCAAGAAGAACATCCCGGAGGGTTCCCACCAGTACGAGCTGCTGAAGCACGCCGAGGCCACGCTGGGCAGCGGCAACCTGCGGCAGGCGGTGATGCTGCCGGAGGGCGAGGACCTGAACGAGTGGATCGCCGTCAACA cgGTGGACTTCTTTAACCAGATCAACATGCTGTATGGCACCATCACGGAATTCTGCACGGAGACCAGCTGCCAGGTGATGTCCGCCGGGCCCAG GTACGAGTATCACTGGGCTGATGGCACCAATATTAAAAAGCCGATTAAATGCTCCGCCCCCAAGTACATCGATTACCTGATGACCTGGGTGCAGGACCAGCTGGACGATGAGACCCTCTTCCCATCCAAGATCG GTGTCCCGTTCCCTAAGAACTTCATGTCGGTGGCGAAGACCATCCTGAAGCGGCTGTTCCGCGTTTACGCTCACATCTACCACCAGCATTTCGACTCGGTCAtacagctgcaggaggaggcgCATCTCAACACGTCCTTCAAACACTTCATCTTCTTTGTGCAG GAGTTTGGCCTGATTGATCGCAGGGAACTGGCGCCGTTGCAGGAGCTTATCGAGAAGCTGGGGACCAAGGACCGATAA